In Nocardia asteroides, a single genomic region encodes these proteins:
- a CDS encoding nuclear transport factor 2 family protein, with amino-acid sequence MTGFDRAELDEMIARWIAENERAEEKGDWRPLAELYTTDATYGWNYGPKQEFMAVGREEIRELALGQEMEGLEGWTYPYQDFVVDERSGNVIGLWKQVADATRPDGGKYTVDGIGGSWFKYGGDFQWSWQRDFFDFGNVSALFLEMITANALSPGMLKRIERSTAKEPLPGWYKIGTSPVPIW; translated from the coding sequence ATGACCGGATTCGATCGCGCCGAGCTGGACGAGATGATCGCCCGCTGGATCGCGGAGAACGAGCGCGCCGAGGAGAAGGGCGACTGGCGCCCGCTCGCCGAGCTCTACACCACGGACGCCACCTACGGCTGGAACTACGGCCCCAAGCAGGAGTTCATGGCGGTCGGCCGGGAGGAGATCCGGGAGCTGGCGCTCGGCCAGGAGATGGAGGGGTTGGAGGGGTGGACCTACCCCTACCAGGACTTCGTGGTGGACGAGCGCTCCGGCAACGTGATCGGGCTGTGGAAGCAGGTGGCCGACGCCACCCGCCCGGACGGCGGCAAGTACACCGTGGACGGGATCGGCGGCAGCTGGTTCAAGTACGGCGGTGACTTCCAGTGGTCCTGGCAGCGCGACTTCTTCGACTTCGGCAATGTCTCCGCGCTGTTCCTCGAGATGATCACCGCGAACGCGCTCTCGCCGGGGATGCTGAAGCGGATCGAGCGCTCCACCGCCAAGGAGCCGCTGCCCGGCTGGTACAAGATCGGCACGTCGCCGGTTCCGATCTGGTAG
- a CDS encoding ferredoxin, with product MRVQVDLDLCQGHAVCAAEAPDVFTVPKRGQVEILDAEPAPEHFEDVRNAVRYCPTQALFVKGEEL from the coding sequence ATGAGAGTCCAGGTCGACCTGGATCTGTGCCAGGGCCACGCCGTCTGCGCGGCCGAGGCGCCCGACGTCTTCACCGTGCCCAAGCGCGGCCAGGTCGAGATCCTCGACGCCGAACCCGCCCCCGAACACTTCGAGGACGTGCGCAATGCCGTCCGCTACTGCCCGACCCAGGCCCTTTTTGTGAAAGGCGAAGAGCTATGA
- a CDS encoding SDR family oxidoreductase, whose protein sequence is MPRFEPHPERRPVLVAGASSGIGAATAVRLAGLGHPVALGARRVAQCQELAEKIRADGGTATAIRLDVTDQDSVEEFVATAEREHGPAEILVSGAGDIEFGRIQDMAPDRFLAQVQVHLVGAHRLVHTVLPGMLERQRGDLVLISSDCADIPRPHNGAYNAAKTGLEAFGHQLRMELEGTGIRASLVRPGPTVTGMGMNASPESVGPLLESWMAWGFARHPYMLKPEHLADAVATVVSVPRGAHMVLVEVQPEAPLKPRTDGDARP, encoded by the coding sequence ATGCCCCGTTTCGAACCCCATCCCGAGCGCAGGCCGGTGCTGGTCGCTGGTGCCTCGTCCGGCATCGGCGCGGCCACCGCGGTGCGGCTGGCCGGGCTCGGGCACCCGGTGGCGCTCGGCGCCCGCCGGGTGGCGCAGTGCCAGGAGCTGGCCGAGAAGATCAGGGCCGACGGCGGCACCGCCACCGCGATCCGGCTCGACGTCACCGACCAGGACTCGGTGGAGGAGTTCGTCGCCACCGCGGAGCGCGAGCACGGCCCGGCCGAGATCCTGGTCTCCGGCGCCGGCGATATCGAGTTCGGCCGGATCCAGGACATGGCGCCGGACCGGTTCCTGGCCCAGGTGCAGGTGCACCTGGTCGGCGCGCACCGGCTGGTGCACACGGTGCTGCCCGGCATGCTGGAGCGGCAGCGCGGCGACCTGGTGCTGATCTCCTCGGACTGCGCCGACATCCCGCGCCCGCACAACGGCGCCTACAACGCCGCCAAGACCGGGCTGGAGGCCTTCGGCCACCAGTTGCGGATGGAGCTGGAGGGCACCGGCATCCGCGCCTCGCTGGTGCGTCCGGGCCCGACCGTCACCGGAATGGGCATGAACGCCTCGCCCGAGTCGGTCGGACCGCTGCTGGAGAGCTGGATGGCCTGGGGCTTCGCCAGGCACCCGTACATGCTCAAGCCGGAACACCTGGCCGACGCCGTCGCGACCGTGGTCTCGGTGCCGCGCGGCGCGCACATGGTGCTGGTCGAGGTGCAGCCCGAAGCCCCGCTGAAGCCCCGCACAGACGGAGATGCGCGGCCATGA
- a CDS encoding cytochrome P450: MTGSTALEPLAFDPYDYGFHEDPYPTYRRLRAEAPLYHNPEIGFWALSRYADVTAGFRDSTKLSSANGVSLDPAAWGPHAHRTMSFLAMDDPRHMRMRRLVYKGFTPKRVAEMEDRIRELTLEYLEPALASGRFDWIDEVAGKLPMDVISELMGVPVSDRAEIRRQADLVVHRADGVLDVPPEAIDASLGLVGYYADMVAARRKNPTDDLTSALLDAEIDGDVLTDDEIIGFMFLMVVAGNETTTKLLGNALYWGGHNPAEYAKVAGDQEHVSDWVEETLRYDTSSQIVARTATADLEYHGGTIPQGSKVLLLIGSANRDSEAFDDADSYRIDRTDSTALASFGAGVHFCLGAHLARLEANVALAEFAKRVREYHVHEDGIERVHSTNVRGFAKLPISVEVR, encoded by the coding sequence ATGACCGGTTCCACCGCCCTTGAACCCCTGGCGTTCGATCCGTACGACTACGGCTTCCACGAAGACCCGTACCCGACCTACCGGCGGCTGCGCGCCGAGGCGCCGCTCTACCACAACCCGGAGATCGGGTTCTGGGCGCTGAGCCGGTACGCCGACGTCACCGCCGGGTTCCGGGACAGCACCAAGCTCTCCAGTGCCAACGGCGTCTCGCTCGACCCCGCCGCCTGGGGCCCGCACGCGCACCGCACCATGTCCTTCCTCGCCATGGACGACCCGCGGCACATGCGCATGCGCAGGCTGGTCTACAAGGGCTTCACCCCCAAGCGGGTGGCCGAGATGGAGGACCGGATCCGGGAGCTCACCCTCGAGTACCTGGAGCCCGCGCTGGCGAGCGGCCGCTTCGACTGGATCGACGAGGTCGCGGGCAAGCTGCCGATGGACGTGATCAGCGAGCTGATGGGCGTCCCGGTCAGCGACCGCGCGGAGATCCGCAGACAGGCCGACCTGGTCGTGCACCGCGCGGACGGCGTCCTCGACGTCCCGCCGGAGGCCATCGACGCCTCGCTCGGCCTGGTCGGCTACTACGCCGACATGGTGGCCGCCCGCAGGAAGAACCCCACCGACGACCTGACCTCGGCGCTGCTCGACGCCGAGATCGACGGCGACGTGCTGACCGACGACGAGATCATCGGCTTCATGTTCCTCATGGTGGTCGCGGGCAACGAGACCACCACCAAGCTGCTCGGCAACGCGCTCTACTGGGGCGGCCACAACCCGGCCGAGTACGCGAAGGTCGCAGGCGACCAGGAGCACGTCAGCGACTGGGTCGAGGAGACGCTGCGCTACGACACCTCCAGCCAGATCGTGGCCCGCACCGCCACCGCCGACCTGGAGTACCACGGCGGCACGATTCCGCAGGGCTCCAAGGTGCTGCTGCTGATCGGCTCGGCGAACCGGGACTCCGAGGCGTTCGACGACGCCGATAGCTACCGGATCGACCGCACCGACTCCACCGCGCTCGCCAGCTTCGGCGCGGGCGTGCACTTCTGCCTCGGCGCGCACCTGGCGCGGCTGGAGGCCAACGTCGCGCTGGCCGAATTCGCCAAGCGGGTGCGTGAGTACCACGTTCACGAGGACGGGATCGAGCGCGTGCACTCGACCAACGTCCGCGGTTTCGCCAAGCTCCCGATCTCGGTGGAGGTGCGCTGA
- a CDS encoding aldehyde dehydrogenase: MSLLPTDSSRLLIDGKLVSGGGGEFDTVNPATEEVLGAAADANGADMDAAIGAARTAFDSTTWSRDHAFRARCVAQLRDALKADVERLRAVTVAEAGAPVMLTSGPQLEAPIDDLTFAAELAANYTWETDHGEAAPMGMRSHRTVRREAIGVVGAITPWNFPHQINFAKLGPALAAGNTVVLKPAPDTPWCAAEVGRIIAEQTDIPPGVVNIVTSSDHGLGTQLTTDPRVDMVTFTGSTATGKSVMTAAAGTLKKTFLELGGKSASIVLDDADLGGAVGMTAFAVAIHAGQGCALYTRLVVPRAKYAEAVEIAAGTLGGIRAGDPTDSRTVCGPLISERQRARVERYLEIAKAEGGRIVVGGKRPEYQERGWFLEPTLIADVDNSHTVAREEIFGPVLVVIPHDGDDDAIAIANDSPYGLSGQIWGSDPGRIRRVTDAVRSGTLSVNGGVWYSGDVPFGGYKQSGIGREMGVLGFEEYLEAKLVATGL; the protein is encoded by the coding sequence ATGAGCCTGCTGCCAACGGACAGCTCACGGTTGTTGATCGACGGAAAGCTCGTCAGCGGCGGCGGTGGCGAGTTCGACACCGTCAACCCGGCGACCGAGGAGGTGCTCGGCGCGGCCGCCGACGCGAACGGTGCCGACATGGACGCGGCCATCGGCGCCGCGCGCACCGCCTTCGACAGCACCACCTGGTCCCGCGACCACGCCTTCCGCGCCCGCTGCGTCGCACAGCTGCGGGACGCGCTGAAGGCCGACGTGGAGCGGCTGCGCGCCGTCACCGTCGCCGAGGCGGGCGCACCGGTCATGCTGACCTCGGGCCCGCAGCTGGAGGCTCCGATCGACGACCTGACCTTCGCGGCCGAGTTGGCCGCGAACTACACCTGGGAGACCGACCACGGCGAGGCCGCCCCGATGGGGATGCGCAGCCACCGCACGGTGCGCCGCGAGGCGATCGGGGTGGTCGGCGCGATCACGCCGTGGAACTTCCCGCACCAGATCAACTTCGCCAAGCTCGGCCCCGCGCTCGCCGCGGGCAACACGGTGGTGCTCAAGCCGGCGCCGGACACCCCGTGGTGCGCCGCCGAGGTCGGCCGGATCATCGCCGAGCAGACCGATATCCCGCCGGGCGTCGTCAATATCGTGACCTCGTCCGACCACGGCCTCGGCACACAGCTGACCACCGATCCGCGGGTGGACATGGTGACCTTCACCGGGTCGACGGCCACCGGCAAGTCGGTCATGACCGCGGCCGCGGGCACGCTCAAGAAGACCTTCCTCGAGCTCGGCGGCAAGTCCGCCAGCATCGTCCTGGACGACGCCGACCTGGGCGGCGCCGTCGGCATGACCGCCTTCGCGGTGGCCATCCACGCCGGTCAGGGCTGCGCGCTCTACACCAGGCTGGTGGTGCCGCGGGCCAAGTACGCCGAGGCGGTCGAGATCGCCGCCGGCACGCTCGGCGGGATCAGGGCGGGCGACCCGACCGACTCGCGCACCGTCTGCGGCCCGCTCATCTCCGAGCGGCAGCGCGCCCGGGTGGAGCGCTACCTCGAGATCGCGAAGGCCGAGGGCGGCCGGATCGTGGTCGGCGGCAAGCGCCCGGAGTACCAGGAACGCGGCTGGTTCCTCGAGCCGACGCTGATCGCCGACGTGGACAACAGCCACACCGTCGCCCGCGAGGAGATCTTCGGCCCGGTGCTCGTCGTCATCCCGCACGACGGCGACGACGACGCGATCGCCATCGCCAACGACTCCCCCTACGGCCTCTCCGGGCAGATCTGGGGCTCCGACCCCGGGCGCATCCGCCGGGTCACCGACGCCGTGCGCAGCGGCACGCTCTCGGTGAACGGCGGCGTCTGGTACTCGGGCGACGTGCCGTTCGGCGGCTACAAGCAGTCCGGCATCGGCCGCGAGATGGGCGTGCTCGGGTTCGAGGAGTACCTGGAAGCCAAGCTCGTCGCGACCGGGCTCTGA
- a CDS encoding SDR family oxidoreductase, producing the protein MSRFAGRSAIVTGAAQGIGAAYAQALAAEGAKVVVADRNAEAGKAVAEKIVADGGTAVFGEVDVADPDSAAALAAFTLEQFGAINHLVNNAAIYGDMKLDLLLTVPWDYYKKFMSVNMDGALNVTRAVWEHMAKAGGGSIVNQSSTAAWLYSGFYGLAKVGVNGLTQQLATELGGSNIRINAIAPGPIDTEATKNVTPGNMVRDMVNRLPLKRMGTPDDLVGACLFLLSDDANWVTGQIVNVDGGQIIRS; encoded by the coding sequence GTGTCCCGTTTCGCAGGACGATCCGCCATCGTCACCGGTGCCGCACAGGGCATCGGCGCCGCCTACGCGCAGGCGCTGGCCGCCGAGGGCGCCAAGGTGGTCGTCGCCGACCGCAATGCCGAGGCCGGGAAGGCCGTCGCGGAGAAGATCGTCGCCGACGGCGGCACCGCCGTCTTCGGCGAGGTCGACGTGGCCGACCCGGACTCCGCCGCCGCGCTGGCCGCCTTCACGCTGGAGCAGTTCGGCGCCATCAACCACCTGGTGAACAATGCCGCCATCTACGGCGACATGAAGCTCGACCTGCTGCTCACCGTGCCGTGGGACTACTACAAGAAGTTCATGAGCGTGAACATGGACGGCGCGCTGAACGTCACCCGCGCGGTCTGGGAGCACATGGCCAAGGCGGGCGGCGGCTCGATCGTCAACCAGTCCTCCACCGCGGCCTGGCTGTACTCCGGCTTCTACGGCCTGGCCAAGGTCGGGGTGAACGGCCTGACCCAGCAGCTCGCCACCGAGCTGGGCGGCTCGAACATCAGGATCAACGCCATCGCGCCCGGCCCGATCGACACCGAGGCCACCAAGAACGTCACCCCGGGCAACATGGTCAGGGACATGGTGAACCGGCTCCCGCTCAAGCGCATGGGCACCCCCGACGATCTCGTCGGCGCCTGCCTGTTCCTGCTCTCCGACGACGCGAACTGGGTGACCGGCCAGATCGTCAACGTCGACGGCGGACAGATCATCCGCTCATGA
- a CDS encoding NAD(P)-dependent oxidoreductase, which yields MSERVAFIGLGNMGAPMAKRLLAWPGGLTVCDVRAEALEPFTAKGAVAAATPAEAADGARVVSITVLDDAQVREVVAGENGVLRTAAPGTVIAVHSTIADRTAEELAEQCAAQGVDLVDAPVSGGAGGAKDGRLAVMVGGSDAAFAAVEEPFGLFSDLVVHAGPVGAGTRMKLARNLLHFVAFTAATEGQRLAEAAGLDITALGKVVRHSDAVTGGAGSIMLRDTTAPIPDGDFWLPILTHVRGLGEKDLSLALELGARLDVPLPLARQALRDFGIGLGVGRGPLAEKAEENPSE from the coding sequence ATGAGCGAGCGGGTCGCCTTCATCGGGCTCGGCAACATGGGCGCGCCCATGGCGAAGCGGCTGCTCGCCTGGCCGGGCGGGCTCACGGTCTGCGACGTGCGCGCCGAGGCGCTCGAGCCGTTCACGGCGAAGGGCGCGGTCGCGGCGGCCACGCCTGCCGAGGCCGCCGACGGGGCGCGGGTCGTCTCGATCACCGTGCTGGACGACGCCCAGGTGCGCGAGGTGGTCGCGGGCGAGAACGGGGTGCTGCGCACCGCCGCGCCCGGCACCGTGATCGCGGTGCACTCCACCATCGCCGACCGGACCGCCGAGGAGCTGGCCGAGCAGTGCGCCGCGCAGGGGGTCGACCTGGTCGACGCCCCGGTGAGCGGCGGCGCGGGCGGGGCGAAGGACGGGCGGCTCGCGGTCATGGTCGGCGGCAGCGACGCCGCCTTCGCGGCGGTCGAGGAGCCGTTCGGGCTCTTCTCCGACCTCGTGGTGCACGCGGGGCCGGTCGGCGCTGGGACCAGGATGAAGCTGGCCCGCAACCTGCTGCACTTCGTCGCCTTCACCGCCGCGACCGAGGGGCAGCGGCTGGCCGAGGCGGCGGGGCTGGACATCACCGCGCTCGGCAAGGTGGTGCGGCACTCGGACGCCGTGACCGGCGGGGCGGGGTCGATCATGCTGCGCGACACCACCGCGCCGATCCCCGACGGCGACTTCTGGCTGCCGATCCTCACCCACGTGCGCGGGCTCGGCGAGAAGGATCTGAGCCTGGCGCTGGAGCTCGGCGCGCGGCTTGACGTGCCGCTGCCGCTGGCCAGGCAGGCGCTGCGCGATTTCGGTATCGGGCTCGGCGTCGGGCGCGGCCCCCTCGCCGAAAAAGCTGAGGAGAACCCCAGTGAATGA
- a CDS encoding carboxymuconolactone decarboxylase family protein, whose amino-acid sequence MSEVYGWEFKDGPGDHFAATADHLFADIWSREALSIRDRRLLLIGLLTAQNLFDVAEIQIGAALGNGEFTPEQLRDAALFLCHYAGWPLGTKLDSVVGKVIAQQEKKK is encoded by the coding sequence ATGAGCGAGGTGTACGGCTGGGAGTTCAAGGACGGCCCGGGCGACCACTTCGCCGCGACCGCCGACCACCTCTTCGCCGACATCTGGTCCCGCGAGGCGCTGAGCATCCGGGATCGCAGGCTGCTGCTGATCGGGCTGCTCACCGCGCAGAACCTCTTCGACGTGGCCGAGATCCAGATCGGCGCGGCGCTCGGCAACGGCGAGTTCACCCCGGAGCAGCTGCGCGACGCGGCGCTCTTCCTGTGTCATTACGCGGGCTGGCCGCTCGGCACCAAGCTGGATTCCGTGGTCGGCAAGGTCATCGCCCAGCAGGAGAAGAAGAAGTGA
- a CDS encoding FAD-dependent oxidoreductase, protein MSDQETPLRPVAAESITEWHETADVVIAGYGIAGVCAAIEAARAGANVLILERTSGWGGAASLAGGWVYLGGGTPLQQALGFEDSPENMEKFLLAAVGPGADRAKIGDYSRGSVEHYNWLVGNGVPFKEEFWGEPGWEAPHDEGLGYTGGENAAPFNTIATPAPRGHVPQMSNKRTGSKGGGYMLMKPLAETAEALGVRVEYDIRLARLITDGERVVGVLAKRYGKDVAVRAERGVVLATGSFAYAEQMIADHAPQLIGRPAAAIEEHDGIGIKVAVALGAATSHLDATEVAFMADPQLMARGIMVNGRGQRYVPEDTYPGRIGQMTLFHQENQAYLVIDERAHEEALATETSTPFFRVPPTWAAETVAELESDMGLPEQALQSTVEVYNRYAAEGTDPLFGKKEQWLRPLTGAVAAFDMRNFTAGFTLGGLRTDLDARVLHVSGEPIPGLYAAGRCTSGICTGGYVSGASLGDGSFYGRRAGLAAAKN, encoded by the coding sequence GTGAGCGATCAGGAAACCCCGCTGCGGCCGGTCGCGGCCGAGTCGATCACCGAGTGGCACGAGACCGCGGACGTGGTGATCGCCGGGTACGGCATCGCAGGCGTCTGCGCCGCCATCGAGGCGGCGCGGGCGGGCGCGAACGTGCTCATCCTGGAGCGCACCAGCGGCTGGGGCGGCGCCGCCTCGCTGGCGGGCGGCTGGGTGTACCTGGGTGGCGGGACCCCGCTGCAGCAGGCGCTCGGCTTCGAGGACTCGCCGGAGAACATGGAGAAGTTCCTGCTCGCGGCGGTCGGGCCGGGGGCGGACAGGGCGAAGATCGGCGACTACAGCCGGGGCAGCGTCGAGCACTACAACTGGCTGGTCGGCAACGGGGTGCCCTTCAAGGAGGAATTCTGGGGCGAGCCCGGCTGGGAGGCGCCGCACGACGAGGGCCTCGGCTACACCGGCGGCGAGAACGCCGCACCCTTCAACACGATCGCCACCCCGGCGCCGCGCGGGCACGTGCCGCAGATGTCGAACAAGCGCACCGGCTCCAAGGGCGGCGGCTACATGCTGATGAAGCCGCTGGCCGAGACGGCTGAGGCGCTCGGCGTCCGGGTCGAGTACGACATCCGGCTGGCCCGGCTGATCACCGACGGCGAGCGGGTGGTCGGGGTGCTGGCCAAGCGGTACGGCAAGGACGTCGCGGTCCGCGCGGAACGCGGGGTCGTGCTGGCCACCGGCAGCTTCGCCTACGCCGAGCAGATGATCGCCGACCACGCGCCGCAGCTGATCGGCCGCCCCGCCGCGGCCATCGAGGAGCACGACGGCATCGGCATCAAGGTGGCCGTCGCGCTCGGCGCCGCCACCTCGCACCTGGACGCCACCGAGGTCGCGTTCATGGCCGACCCGCAGCTGATGGCGCGCGGCATCATGGTGAACGGCCGAGGCCAGCGCTACGTCCCGGAGGACACCTACCCGGGCCGGATCGGGCAGATGACGCTGTTCCACCAGGAGAACCAGGCCTACCTGGTGATCGACGAGCGGGCGCACGAGGAGGCGCTGGCCACCGAGACCTCGACGCCGTTCTTCCGGGTGCCGCCCACCTGGGCCGCGGAGACCGTGGCCGAGCTGGAGAGCGACATGGGGCTCCCGGAGCAGGCGTTGCAGAGCACGGTCGAGGTCTACAACCGCTACGCCGCCGAAGGCACCGACCCGCTGTTCGGCAAGAAGGAGCAGTGGCTGCGGCCGCTCACCGGCGCGGTGGCCGCCTTCGACATGCGCAACTTCACCGCGGGCTTCACCCTCGGCGGGCTGCGCACCGATCTCGATGCCAGGGTGCTGCATGTTTCCGGGGAGCCGATCCCCGGCCTCTACGCCGCCGGACGCTGCACTTCAGGCATCTGTACCGGCGGTTATGTCAGCGGCGCATCACTCGGAGACGGTAGCTTCTACGGTCGGAGGGCCGGTCTCGCCGCGGCGAAGAACTGA
- a CDS encoding LLM class F420-dependent oxidoreductase, whose protein sequence is MRFGIVLFTSDRGITPAAAAKAAEETGFHSFYVPEHTHIPVKREAAHPQTGDASLPDDRYMRTLDPWVALGTAAAVTSRIELATAVALPVEHDPITLAKTIATLDHLSGGRVVLGAGFGWNTDELSDHGVPPGKRRTVLREYLEAMRALWTQEEASYQGDYVSFGPSWAYPKPARDVPVLIGAAGTEKTFGWIAKSADGWITTPGETDVTDRLALLHRIWDEAGREGRPRVVALDFKPDADRLTDWAAAGVTDVLYGLPDKPEPEVRAYLERLAGKLAALPAAVEAGR, encoded by the coding sequence ATGCGTTTCGGCATCGTGCTGTTCACCAGTGACCGCGGTATCACCCCCGCGGCGGCGGCCAAGGCCGCCGAGGAGACCGGCTTCCACTCCTTCTACGTGCCCGAGCACACCCACATCCCGGTGAAGCGCGAGGCCGCCCATCCGCAGACCGGCGACGCGTCGCTGCCGGACGACCGCTACATGCGCACCCTCGACCCGTGGGTCGCGCTCGGCACCGCCGCCGCGGTGACCTCGCGGATAGAGCTGGCGACCGCGGTCGCGCTGCCGGTCGAGCACGACCCGATCACCCTGGCCAAGACCATCGCCACGCTGGACCACCTCTCCGGTGGCCGGGTGGTGCTCGGCGCCGGCTTCGGCTGGAACACCGACGAGCTGAGCGACCACGGCGTCCCGCCGGGCAAGCGGCGCACGGTGCTGCGCGAGTACCTGGAGGCCATGCGCGCGCTGTGGACCCAGGAGGAGGCGTCCTACCAGGGCGACTACGTCAGCTTCGGCCCCAGCTGGGCCTACCCCAAGCCGGCCCGCGACGTGCCGGTGCTGATCGGCGCGGCGGGAACCGAGAAGACCTTCGGCTGGATCGCCAAGTCCGCCGACGGCTGGATCACCACCCCCGGCGAGACCGACGTGACCGACCGGCTGGCGCTGCTGCACCGGATCTGGGACGAGGCGGGCCGGGAAGGCAGACCGCGGGTCGTCGCGCTGGACTTCAAGCCGGACGCCGACCGGCTCACCGACTGGGCCGCCGCGGGCGTCACCGACGTGCTCTACGGGCTGCCGGACAAACCGGAGCCCGAGGTCAGGGCCTACCTGGAACGGCTGGCCGGCAAGCTCGCCGCACTGCCCGCCGCCGTCGAAGCGGGGCGCTGA
- a CDS encoding glycosyltransferase family 4 protein — translation MRVALLSYRSKTHCGGQGVYVRLLSSGLVELGHEVEVFSGQPYPEELDPRVRLTEVPSLDLYCDENPFRTPHPREIRDRLDVLEVATMWTAGFPEPRTFSLRAARLLRERLADFDVVHDNQCLGTGLLDIAKHLPVVATVHHPITRDRAVDLAAAKWWRKPLVHRWYGFLGMQQRVARQLPELVTVSSTSATDIATDFGVDPAQLHVVPLGVDTELFAPRPAPRVPGRIVAVASADKPLKGVAHLLRACARMRSLRSIELHLVAKLEPNGPTEKMIAELGLSDIVTVRSGVTDLELAELLASAEVACIPSLYEGFSLPAVEAMASGTPLVVSRAGALPEVVGEPGVCAELTTPGDHAALATVIGGLLDDPARRARMQLACRERAVSVFSWESVAAQTVEVYRRAIERHAGSEQEEGARADR, via the coding sequence ATGCGGGTCGCCCTGCTCTCCTACCGCAGCAAGACGCACTGCGGCGGGCAGGGCGTCTACGTCCGGCTGCTCAGCTCCGGGCTGGTCGAGCTGGGCCACGAGGTCGAGGTCTTCTCCGGGCAGCCGTACCCGGAGGAGCTCGACCCGCGGGTCCGGCTGACCGAGGTGCCGAGCCTCGATCTCTACTGCGACGAGAATCCGTTCCGCACCCCGCACCCGCGGGAGATCAGGGACCGGCTCGACGTGCTCGAGGTCGCCACCATGTGGACCGCGGGCTTCCCCGAGCCGCGCACCTTCAGCCTGCGCGCGGCCCGGCTGCTGCGCGAGCGGCTCGCCGACTTCGACGTGGTGCACGACAACCAGTGCCTCGGCACCGGGCTGCTCGACATCGCGAAGCACCTGCCGGTGGTCGCCACCGTGCACCACCCGATCACCAGGGACCGCGCGGTCGACCTGGCCGCCGCGAAGTGGTGGCGCAAGCCGCTCGTGCACCGCTGGTACGGCTTCCTCGGCATGCAGCAGCGGGTGGCGCGGCAACTTCCCGAGCTGGTCACCGTCTCCTCCACCTCGGCGACCGACATCGCCACCGACTTCGGCGTCGACCCGGCGCAGCTGCACGTGGTGCCGCTCGGCGTCGACACCGAGCTCTTCGCCCCGCGCCCCGCGCCGCGGGTACCCGGCCGGATCGTCGCGGTGGCGAGCGCGGACAAGCCGCTCAAGGGCGTCGCGCACCTGCTGCGCGCCTGCGCCAGGATGCGCTCGCTGCGCTCGATCGAGCTGCACCTGGTGGCCAAGCTGGAGCCGAACGGCCCGACCGAGAAGATGATCGCCGAGCTCGGCCTCAGCGACATCGTGACGGTGCGCTCCGGCGTCACCGACCTGGAGCTGGCCGAGCTGCTCGCCTCCGCCGAGGTCGCCTGCATCCCGTCGCTGTACGAGGGGTTCTCGCTGCCCGCCGTCGAGGCCATGGCCAGCGGGACCCCGCTGGTGGTGAGCCGGGCGGGCGCGCTGCCCGAGGTGGTCGGCGAGCCCGGCGTCTGCGCCGAGCTGACCACCCCCGGCGACCACGCCGCGCTGGCGACCGTAATCGGCGGGCTGCTCGACGACCCCGCCCGCCGGGCCCGCATGCAGCTCGCCTGCCGGGAGCGCGCGGTCTCGGTGTTCAGCTGGGAGTCGGTGGCTGCACAGACCGTTGAGGTGTACCGGCGCGCGATCGAGCGGCACGCCGGTTCGGAGCAGGAGGAGGGCGCGCGTGCTGACCGTTGA
- a CDS encoding class I SAM-dependent methyltransferase — MLTVDFDRIGVGPGVRVIDVGCGAGRHSFEAYRRGAEVIAFDQDAPELDKVETMFGAMAAAGEAPPGASAKTVQGDALALPYGDDTFDVVLASEILEHVPADEAAIAELVRVLRPGGQLVVTVPRWLPERICWALSDEYHANEGGHVRIYKAGELREKVAKLGMRFVRDTHVHALHSPYWWIKCAVGVRNDEHPLARAYHRLLVWDMMKAPRVTRTAERLLDPLIGKSVALYFVKPAVQRAAL; from the coding sequence GTGCTGACCGTTGATTTCGACCGGATCGGTGTCGGACCGGGGGTGCGGGTCATCGACGTCGGCTGCGGCGCGGGCAGGCACTCGTTCGAGGCCTACCGCCGCGGCGCCGAGGTGATCGCCTTCGACCAGGACGCCCCCGAACTCGACAAGGTCGAGACCATGTTCGGCGCCATGGCCGCCGCGGGCGAGGCGCCCCCCGGCGCCTCGGCCAAGACCGTCCAGGGCGACGCCCTGGCGCTCCCCTACGGCGACGACACCTTCGACGTGGTGCTCGCCTCGGAGATCCTGGAGCACGTCCCCGCCGACGAGGCCGCCATCGCGGAGCTGGTGCGGGTACTGCGCCCCGGCGGGCAGCTGGTGGTCACCGTGCCGCGCTGGCTGCCGGAGCGGATCTGCTGGGCGCTGTCGGACGAGTACCACGCCAACGAGGGCGGCCACGTCCGCATCTACAAGGCCGGTGAGCTGCGCGAGAAGGTGGCGAAGCTCGGCATGCGGTTCGTCCGCGACACCCACGTGCACGCGCTGCACTCGCCGTACTGGTGGATCAAGTGCGCGGTCGGGGTGCGCAACGACGAGCACCCGCTGGCCCGCGCCTACCACCGGTTGCTGGTGTGGGACATGATGAAGGCCCCCCGCGTCACCCGCACCGCCGAGCGGCTGCTCGACCCGCTGATCGGCAAGAGCGTGGCCCTGTACTTCGTCAAGCCGGCGGTGCAGCGTGCCGCCCTCTGA